From Brassica oleracea var. oleracea cultivar TO1000 chromosome C3, BOL, whole genome shotgun sequence, a single genomic window includes:
- the LOC106334748 gene encoding 50S ribosomal protein L27-like, translating into MNFFNSAASLCRRVSLRELITEVPAYGGSGIYDGSSSGLSLVFKRWATKKTAGSTKNGRDSKPKNLGVKKFGGENVIPGNIIVRQRGTRFHPGDYVGIGKDHTLFALKEGRVRFEKNKITGRKWIHVDPKGGHVLHPIYTRAAATKSTQMETASSS; encoded by the exons ATGAATTTCTTCAACTCAGCAGCATCCTTGTGCAGAAGAGTTAGCTTGAGGGAACTTATCACCGAGGTTCCTGCTTACGGTGGCAGTGGCATTTACG ATGGTTCTTCAAGTGGGTTGAGTTTGGTCTTTAAGCGTTGGGCTACTAAGAAAACCGCTGGTTCCACCAAGAACGGCCGCGACTCTAAACCCAAGAATCTCGGTGTCAAGAAGTTCGGAGGAGAG AACGTGATACCGGGAAACATAATAGTCCGTCAACGTGGAACTCGGTTTCACCCGGGAGACTATGTGGGGATTGGGAAGGACCATACGCTGTTTGCATTGAAAGAAGGACGAGTCAGGTTCGAGAAGAACAAGATAACTGGACGCAAATGGATCCATGTTGATCCTAAGGGAGGTCATGTTCTTCACCCTATCTACACTAGAGCTGCAGCCACCAAGTCGACTCAGATGGAGACAGCTTCGTCGTCGTGA